A stretch of DNA from Xiphophorus maculatus strain JP 163 A chromosome 8, X_maculatus-5.0-male, whole genome shotgun sequence:
gaactttacaattacttatatttttacactatatttctgtattttctacattcgtgactgtcacaattatttaggatatatgtttattcagttatgaTAATGCCATGTATTTTCTACGGCAGTATAATGCTGTGAATATTCTGGTCAGTAACTGCtggcattttacaattttttaccgtaaatttactgacttaCAGTGCAATTTTGTATGGGTTTCAATGATTGTCATATTTATTGATAGCCAAAAGAATCATTAGTTGCAGTCCTGGCTGAGATATTAATGGAGcatctaaattaaatgaatctacaattttaaaataaataatacaagtCACTCTTCTCTCATTTTACTGAACTAAAGGAACAGCCTCTCACAATGATGGAAACAAAAGTAGCTGTTGTCTTGAACTTGTCTACATATTCAGGCATTTATAATTACCGCAAAACATACAGCAAgcctgttaaaataaattcaatagatcctaaaactaagaaatatgaaaactaaatgtaaattCTATCCATCCAGATTGCAAACCATATTCTTGCAGTGAAATTTGTATTCTGCTCTATAAGTGGTGTGTAAGAAATCAGAATTTACATTTCTGCTGGACTATTATGTCCATTTTAATATGTCCCTCTCCATTCATGATCTGCGATTTCAGAGATTAGGGTAAGGACCCTTGGGTTCACTGACACGTTCTTCTTATTCTTCTTGGTTTCAACTTTTGTCCCCCGGTCTGGATTGATGTTTAGGAAGCACCTATTCAATACATGAAAATCAACCACTGTAATGAAATATGACTTCATCTAAATgagggaaggaaaacaaaagaatattacCTCTGAATGAAATCAAGTGTGGAGGCCAGATGAGTCGGATAATGAATGTTGAAGCAAAAGTAACTTGCTAACATTAGACATATAGCGGATGTGAAGGTTGGTATTTGGTCATTCACAACATTGCCGTCAATGCCAAGCATAAAATTCTTGGAAGTATAACAGGAGGTTCCtgacaaaaaatattccagaaaacaATTAGTCTTATACAAACTTTAACCAGTGtaatatttctttcttaaaattaCTCAGTGAATATTCATATTTACTTACCACATACAATCAAGCATGGTGTGACAGGCAAGTTGTCCACTTTTACTTCTCCTGCTAGGCATGTCTCATCTACATAGTGGAAGAGGGTTTCCTCTTTGTCATTGAAATGAGACAGAAGGAGGAGGACAAGATCTTTCAACTCTTTAGAGCAGCCCTGGACCTGTCCTCTCAGAATATCCAGGTTTCGGACAGTTTGAAGAACTCGTTTAATTTTGTGGGCCGAGACAGTCCTTAAGTAGTCCAGAAGTCTTTTACCCTTTTTTTCGAGATTTTTATGGAAAGTCTCTAGTAGATTTACTCCAGTAAGCTCCTGGAAGTGGATCGTCATACCAATTTCCTGAAACAGGAAGGGCCACTCCTTCACCATAATTTGTAGGTCTTTTCCCtggtttatttctttcctttgaGTGTAGTAGGTTCTCTGCATAAGATCTCTTATCTCGTCCgaatttaagttattttcttcacttagcattttcaatttgacttttttctctttctgtgtctctgctgtCTCCTGGATTGGCATGACTTCCATGTCCCACTTTATACAACCGTAAATGTCCTGAACAGCTGCATTTTGCTCTGGTGGGACTGTGCCATCTTCATCTAACATGTTTTTACGCTTccttatttttggttttgaaaccCGTCTCAAATTTTCTATACGATTTTGTAGTTGCTTGACGAGTGAATAATACCCTGGGCCCACTATATCACCTTCAATAATATCTTGGAGTGAAAGTGGATATTTTGCTATCAATTTTTTCGCCACTTCTGTGGTTTCTTGCTTGCGAGGAGAAGCACACACCTCCATCATTGAAGCAACAACAATCCGAATCATTTCTCTTCGAAGGTGGGGTTTCGGCCTTGCCTCATTCTCAAAACACTCAATCAAGTTCTCTGGAAACCTGTTCCAAGGAATTTGAAAAGTGTCAACCCAATCTACTGGCGTGGAATGTATAGAAAATGAAGAGGCAGACGATGTGCTGGTTGTAGAAGGAGATGACAACGACAGAGATGGCTCACTGGAAATTCCACTGGTCTGTGCTATATGATAAAAGGTATATAGTAATGAACAAAAGGTAAAGATAGGCTGCTATATCTCTGTAATAATGTACCTACTGGTTTGTTTCGAAGCTTTCAGTAACTTCCTTGCTTGAATTGGTGTTAGTACAGATCTCAgatcattttcattaatatacTGAAAATCTTCATTGGTCTCCACCCCCAAAGATTCTAGTGTGTCCTCCAAAGTCTGTAGAGTTGAGACTGGGAGATCTGCCAACCCCTCATAAATAACCCTGCGTGTGAGGCTTCGGGAGTCATCATCCATATCTGAGAACAAAACAGTTAAAGAACTCcagttaacacaaaaataacaacctAAGACTTCTTCCAAAACATCATTAGTATGGCGGTGTCCAAACCTTCTGTCCTAAGGTGCAAAATATTGAAGTTGAAAGAAGTGAAgggccaaagaaaaaaagtgatagaaaaaaagaggctaaaaagaaaaactaatcagTTTTTCTTACTCAACTGAGAAAAAGTGATCCACTATGGACATTTTAAAGGTCTCCAAAATTGAATAAATTCATTCAAAGTAAATCTGGGTGCAGCAGGGCTTGCTGGATACATGTGGTCCTCACAAGAGAATGCAAAAAGTTTTGatactttaaacttttaaatgtgtaggCAATGTTTTGTGGTAATAGTTAATGTTTTCTGCATTCATTTTGCcttaattaaaactaaagacTCCATCAGTCATGCTGGATTAGTAAAACTGTTTCATTAGGGGATTATCGTCATTGgcaaaagataaaagaaaagaaaaacagtcaaaaggCTGCAAATGGGTCCTGGACTTAACTTTTCAAAACCCCGGTTTAATGTGACAGCACACTGTGTTTCAGTGGaaccattttgtttccattctttATGTAAGATGGTAATGGATAGAAATCTATCAAGTCACAGATGTTTAGACACTGCATCTTTTCATCATCTTTCCTAACAGAGTACATGTGATACTCGGGAAGGAATTCTGCTATATACACCGAGACCAGAACATGGAcagtttcattatttatcaATATAAGCTGTAGTTCACCAAACTCCACTGCCTCCATGCTCCCTGTTACAAGAAATTGGCCTTTTTTGTAAGACGTTCCCTTGTAGAGTATATCAAATGAGACATTTGTGTTGGTCTCAGTGAAGTCAAACTGCCTAACTGCATCTTGAATTGATTTACTGTATAATGTTGAGTAAAAAGGAGAACCAGACTTAATCTGTAAGATATTCTGACCGCTTTGGCCTGCTGAAACATAAGCCTGCAACATCTGATGTCTTTCAGAGAGGGTGAGGCAGAGATTTTTGAAATTCTTCAAATGTCTAGCACACCTCTTGAAATAACTGTGCTTACTTTCAAAACGCATTGTCCATAGTCTAATCAAGGGTCCAAATTTTATAATCAGAGCTGGATAGTGGCGTAAATAATGGTGCTTTGGTTTTAGATTACATTGTGGGAAAAGCGCTTTTCTTGTCTCCAAATACTCTTGAATAACAACGTCAAGATATGCAATCTGAGCCAAAGAAATTTTCTGAGCACATATCAACTCTACAGTATCTTTCAGCTGGAGAGTCAACTGCCACACATCATCTGCTGTATCTTGTACTTTGTCGCCAATAATGAGGGGCAACAGCCTTAGAAGGTTCCAGTTCTGCGTAGCCTGTCCTGAGAGCTTTGCTGCGTTATAAGTGACTTCACACGGCTTCGAGGAGGCATCAGAGTCACAATATTTGAACTGTTTAATGCGCCTGTTCAAAGTGGAGTAAGTGAACCATccctttttcttaattaaatatttcaggtaCAATGCCAGGTCATAAGATACAATTCCCTCAAAGAGGTCATGACCTAGACAAGGAGGTAAACCTGGAAGACAGACATGAAAGTATTTCAAAGAATTAAATATTGACCTGAACTTTACACCTTCTACGTCCGGTTCCTCAGCTGTCTGGAGTTCATCAAGAGCAGAGTTGTACCTCTCAATAGTGCGGAGTGGTCCACACACATTTGGGTCCTCACCCTGAAATTCTGATCGGGTTATTAAGCAGTATCTGCAGAAATGCTGTGTGCGACTGAAATTTTCAGAGAACCCACCAATGCAATGTGAGCCTAGATTATCTCCAGCAATGCAAAATACAGTTCCTTTAACTACCGTTTCATCAACCATTACAATCCCATTTTCCTCCAACAGCCTCAGGTCTTCTAGTAACTCAGAAAGAACTTTAGAATGCCCAAATTCCTTGAAATCTTTTTCCTTGCACAATAAAACCAGTGACATGTGGTCTGTGTCAGACCGTACATGAAGTGGCAAGTTGGCAACAGACACATACACGGCTAATATCTTATGTCTCGTCTTTGCTGAGCCTAAAGGATTAACCACTTCAAATGCATCTTGGTACAGTATTAGCTTGAGACATGATGGATTCTCCACAAAAAAGTTGTTGAATTTGTATATCTGACCATCATTAATGTCACTTAAAATGTCTGAAGGAGACTCAGACGTGTGCTGCCTTGATTTCTTCCACAGATCAGACtccaacaaacatttcaaagtctTCCTCAGAGGAACATAGTAGGCAAACCTATCTGTTCTGTTTTCATCTcttcctaaaaatattttcttaggCTCAACAtagttgaagttttttttgaaGGTTTGCACTCTTGAGTGTGCTGTCCTCATCGGCCCAGTATGGCATATAGAGAATAGATCAGATCCCTTGACAGACTCACAAATGTTGGTGATGTCTTCATCTGATAATGGTGTCTCATTTTTTAGCAGTGACCAAAGTTTGCTCAAACAGTATGTCTGGCCCAACTCGTGTATATTTTGTATCTCCTCAACAATATTCTGGATGGTTGAAGCTGGTAATAGAAACTGCCCTTGCAATTTCAAGTAAAATAGAgagacatttctaaaaaaaagatcacTGAAATCCTCAGTAATATCATTATCACTTTCATTTGGAGCTGTCTGTAAAATAATCTCATTTCCTTGCGACTCGATGTTATCTGGATCATTGTGAACAGATAATGACtgagaaccagaacatttgtaTGAGTCATGGATATTATCTGCAAGATCTCTGTGTTTCCGGGAAATGTGGGCAGTAAACGAGGACTTCacatgaaaaacttttttgcatCCTCTGAAAGGACAATTCACAACACGCCCTTCCACAATATGATGCTTCAAGTGAGCTATTAGAGCCTTAGTAGTTTGACACTGGTGGTCACACAATGCCAACGAGCATTTAAAGTCGGTAACAACCGTTCCGACGCTACTAGGACCAGAGGTGTTGTGTTTCCGATAAAAATGAGCCTTCAACGCTTCATAACGCAAGAACGTGTCTTTGCAACCAGCAGCAGcgcatttaaataaacatcgCGGCTCATTTCGATGTAGCTTACAATGAagtaaataaagtcttaatGTTTTAGCCAAATTGCCACAGAAATTGCAAGTAAACATTTCCTTTGTAGATTAGTAAATTAGGGTTTAATCGGAGCAGGTCCTTACCTGGAAACGGCACGGGGCAGAACCTGAGAGGTGTCTTATTCCCTTTGAGTACGACAGAGAGCAGCGGTTTTCTGCTCCGGAAGTGGCAGAAACGTGATTTATctcttatatatttatttatttaataggtTATTTCAATATGCTGTgctattttaacttttaataataTGTATTTCATTtcgtaataaaaataaaatgaaatatattttaattatttttttcagcactgTTAACTTGCGTTTGGAACATGCGCACTTCACAAAAGACCCCGTTTAAGAAAGTGGGAGGGGTGGAAATTCTAAGGAAGTTAATAAGGGTAAACACAGTTGCGCAACCACACATTTTTCAGGTGGACGCGAAAACATAAATCGGCGCCCCACCCCCGTCAGAGGAAGGAGCGCTGTCTTGGGGGGCGGGGTGAAGGAGCGATGCTCACTCGCTCAACCCCCCCAGCCCCGAGGCAACGATACGTTCTCATTGTATGAAGAGGGTTACAATTAGATGTTTTGGAATTCTCGGGctattatattttcaaatcttaTTGTTTTTCACCAGTTTTTTTCCGTTTTATCTATAATTTCAGCCCTCACACCAGTCATTAATACAAGGACATTTGTGCTGCACTTCACTTTAATGCCAACAGGATCCTGTCAGGTGCTAATGTACAGGAGATGTGCCAAGTAGTTGGATCTGAATCTTTCACTCGAGTTGAAGGAAAATAGCACACTGGTGCTTGTCTGCACTTCTCCTTCAGAATACCTGGGTTCGATCGTCGGCACGTGGTCAAGATTAaatctcttctgtttttgtcctATGTTCTTGGTATTAAAGACAACTACGTCCTTATGTAAATTATATTCCGGACCTTTTTAGACAAGAGACCTCCCACCGTCAGACTGCATCATAACTAAACCGCAGTTAACATATCAAGCAACTTGGGTAATCGATTGCAACCGCTGTCCCGCTTGTGCTTAAATACTCAACAGAAAATGGAGAACTCTGTGTTTATGTAAGGATTGACGGTACATGTAAATTCTGTTAGTGGTGTAATATTTACGCACGATTTGATTGTTTTGAACGACACATTTTCATGGACACTAGGACTCAAGTCTCAGTGAGTGTAATGCTCTTCACACACTGTAGCTGCTATTattctatttctttttatttaatcgGCGAATGAACAAAACACTGCGTATGGTCCTTACTCTGTTTATAAAACATGTCATGGGGACACATGAAGATGAGTGGGGAGGAGCGATCTTGTACGGGTGACGTCACTCAGAAACGATTCTCTGTTAGCCTAAACATGCAGTACCCTTGCGGTGGCTCAGAAGTAACACACAACAGAGAAGGTTCTTGACGCTGTAGTCACAGGTTCGAGTTTAGGTCTCACCACCCAAGATGCATGTCTTCACCCTCCCTCATTACCATTTACTGGTCCTATCAGACCACGTTCAATGAACGGTCACTAGAGCTTCTATTTATCTTAGAAATGTTGACTAGAACAGGATTCCCGAGGTAGGGAGTCGAAAGATGAAAATCATTGTGATGTGACCCCTGAAAGATATGGacagtggcgcaaaaagtgggtatgcagtgtatgcaacgcataggggcgcaGCATCCACCTGAATAATGTGCAGTTGCGCCACTGGGTATGGAGAACCTTATGAGTAAAAAGAGAAAGCTTGAATGAATaactatgaataaatatattaatatttcccaataaatgattaaataatgaaagcaaTTATTTTGCTAAGCAACTGTgttgcattgttttaaaatgcttatgATTGAGTCACCCTATAACTATTTACTAAATACAATATATAGATTTATAAGCAGAACATTTTGAGAACCCCTGCACTACAAGTCAATAGAAGAgagtaatatattttaagatgtATTTGTAGAAATCAATTATTGTAATGTAGTTCTATGCAACATTTTGCTGATTAACTTCAACAAACTTTGTAATTTGGGAAATTAGTACCATTGATTATTAATTACTGGTAAAGAATACAATTTTTCTATGGATTTTAccatttctattatttttacaatccttttttttattgctcatgACTGTCAACAATTCATGATATATATGTGTATTGACTTacggtagttccatgtaatttctacggtaatgcaatgtttttggatacgacggtcaaaaactgttggtctTTTACCATTTCTTACCATAAATTTACtgcctttctttgcagtttcgacttacggtagttccatgtaatttctacggtaatgcaatgtttttgggtacgacggtcaaaaactgttggtcttttaccatttcttaccgtaaatttactgactttctttgcagtttcgacttacggtagttccatgtaatttctacggtaatgcaatgtttttggatacgacggtcaaaaactgttggttttttacagttttttaccgtaaatttactgactttttttacagtgtgacTCTGACTGTGTACTCTAAAATCAGAAGCTAATTCAAGTATTGAGTAGTTTTGTGAAACCTACAAAAACAGTGTTAAAGTAGTGTCCTATCTTCCtgctaaatgtatttatttttgcttacagTAAGAATAGACATTCAGTGCAACATACGTCAAATTCCTCGTTTGTGAGAACAAACCTGACGAATAAAGCTCATTCTGATTCTTTGTCTGACTAAAACTAGCATTTTGTTCCTAAATGTAGCAAAGCTATTTGTGTGAACCTGTGTTTGCATTGTTGTGTGCTCTCTGCAGTGCACTCTATGCCTCATGCATTGAGGGCATCTTGTGCAGAGGGAGTTGTGACAGGTGCTACTCCATTTCCAAGTGCCCTTTGATCTCCACCTGGAGCCAATAATACCATCAATTTCCTCCAGCTGAAAGAGAAACTCTGTGTCAGATTTTCTTCgttgacatttataaaataataataaattactcTTTATGGCTTTTGATAATGTGTATGTTGCTGATAATATGTGCATATTATCAGTAATATACCCAGTTAATTTTCACGAATCAATTAAATTGCAGTAGATTTTGTCACTGCTATATTTACATAATGAATAGTTTACATACTAACATTTCGTTTCCTGTATCAAGACATTTTGACAATGGCATTTAGGTAAATATAGtcattttagcttttatgtATGAAGCCACAAAGGAGAgatttaaacacagaaatgaaagcAGGCACGAGAAAGCATCGATGACATCATTATTATTACCCTTAGTGACAGGTGTCATTTTCCTCCCTTGAAGTCTTTCCTTCAGTGGGATGTTATGGGTCATAGCCCATGGTTCATTCATCTGTAGATCTCCCCTTGCTCAAAGTGTCTCTCCTTAtccccatccatccatcctgatTACACCTCTAATGGTTCCTCTTCACAGCAGCCACCTACTGTAATGGAATTATGCTTCAATGAACAGCAGAgtctctccttttctctccctttctGTTCCCCCACCCATCTTTAAACACCCCTCCTCACgccaacacacaaacacacacacacttgtatttttttcacttttcaattaCTGAAAGAATTCAACATTATTAGAgtacagggggaaaaaagatgaaGGCATTACTGTCAAATTTTCTAATTTAGAGTATTTGTCTTATACAGGCGAAGAGAACAAACACCAGGTAGTGGCTACTTACGTACATCCACATTCTTGTGTaacacactttttttctgcttcaaccTCTgctaatatatgtttttatagcTCTTATTTAACATTATTCATTGACTGTAACCTTCTACACTCTCTTCTGTCTCTGCGTCTCACTAtccttttacatattttgcgCGTGACAATGTACTGTTGCCTCTAGCTCTCCGGAGGGAAAATCATCCCCCCATTGTATAACCCCACCAACCTTATCAGTGACAGGAGAAAGATGAATAAGGGATCAAAAGGGCCTTTTCTCCCTCCTCTCATTCTGTCAGGTCATATTTACTCAGCGTCCCAGTGGTTCTGCACAATGCCACACACACCAATTACACATGGCAGcctttttcatttctctgaatTGCTTAATTCAGTTGTATTGATATTGAAATGTTGCTATCAAACCTGATGACGGGAGACACCGCGACCACACCGATAGGCCCACAATGGTTCTACCTCCGTCTTACGATAGCTCACTGACAAAATCCAGAGATTTGGACTATTTGCACTCAAACAAGTGAAGAAGGAATCAGGAAAAAATAGTCATTAAGATCACATTTTACATAGTCTACCTTGCAAAGGCATTAAGCCCTTTAACTTGGTTGCGTTTTTCAACACAActgttttattaaaggtttagTTATGCAAAACTAAATCTGGCCAAAAGTCCCATACTTCTGGGATGTTCACTCACTCACCCATTACAATGTTTTAGAACCTTGGCTGTGGCCTTGAAGATTGGCAGTAACCCACCACTTAATGAGTAAGGCCTACCGCGGCTCCTGCCAGGCGATAATCTTCTCTTGGCATAACCAAATCAAGCATAGAAATTTTCTTATCAGGAAAGAACAGCACACATCCCCTCCTAAACAGCAAACAGACCCCTGACTTAATTGATTTTCACCGTCCCAAGGCAGCTCCTCTCGTGCGtcagactattttttttactggacTGCCCGTTTGGATGCTAGCTCGTCTTCTAACTTGTCTCCTCGTCCATTTGATTTGTTGATGCGATTTAGGCCATTGCAGATATTATTTACATAGCTGATTTTTGTTGCAGTCActgaaagttttttgtttgattacaTGTTGATTAAACTGACAGGGGCTTTATAATGCTCCCACAATAATCTACATAGGAATTCTAATTAGGCAGCTTTAGAATGAAATCTTTTTAGGAGAATCAGAGGATTTTCATGAGTATTTAGTAGCAGAAAGCTGtagtcaaaaaaaaatctttataatgGATATTTTGACTTAGCTGATCAAGACAGAATAATTAGTATTACtggcttttattaatttagaaatgagGAATGGTTTAGGAAAGGGTATAGTTGGAGAAAGTATGCTTTGGTGCAATGTAATGTGGATTTTCTATAATCAAAATATTGGCAGATTTTAACCTTCAGGCTTAAATATACATAGGCAcattatgttttgatttaatatgtttttgtagCCATGAACAAGCTAGTGGCATAACTGTAGCTAGACATTTGACTTCTTCTCCTGGAGGAAATGGTAGCATTCATTAaaataagtaacattttttCACAGGCATGTTTAACCTACATTCCATACATGTTCAGTTGAGCTGAGGTTCTGGTCTGTCCACTATATTTATTTCCAAGGaagttttgatttgtgtttgggatcattatCCCAGTAGAATACTCAGCCGTGGCCATGTTTCCACCAGCTCAGTGAAATAACAGATTTTGAGGGATACACCcctttcttttcactttttgcaATACCTCTGACAGCAAAAGAGAATCATAGGATGCTGCTACCGCCATCATACTTAAATGTTGGTACAACTTTCTCAGTGGCGAAAGCGTCTTGGCTCCCCCAAACATACTTTTTTATCCTTGTGAAAAAAATTAGCTAAGTCTTGTTCATTTGATCATAAgtattttctgcaaattttaCAAAAGCTTGAATATTAGGATTTTAGACCAGGCTGATGCTCTCTCAATTCATGGCCTGTCACTTTTCTTTCATATAAAAGAAAGGTTTCAGACATTTTGGGTCTGAAATTTTTAAGCATTTGGGTGTTTTAACCACAAATAAATctccaaaaaaatacataaacaagaATGGATAAAACAGGTTCATTTTGCACTTCTAGCAAGTGGTTGAGTTGCAACTTGCTTAGGAATGTTAATTGAGCATTATCAAGAGGGTAATTATAAATATAGGGAATGAATGAATTTGACCATGTGAGCATTAGAGAACATTTCCAGTTGATTAAAACCTGTGCATTCAAATCTTGTTTATGTAACTCATTGAAGTTTCATgttatacactgctcaaaaaaataaagggaacactcaaataacacatcctagatctgaatgaaagaaatattctcattgaatactttgttctgtacaaagttccatttgcacaacagcaggtgaaattgattgtcaatcagtgttgctccctaagtggacagtttgatttcacagaagttt
This window harbors:
- the LOC111609450 gene encoding uncharacterized protein LOC111609450; translation: MDDDSRSLTRRVIYEGLADLPVSTLQTLEDTLESLGVETNEDFQYINENDLRSVLTPIQARKLLKASKQTTQTSGISSEPSLSLSSPSTTSTSSASSFSIHSTPVDWVDTFQIPWNRFPENLIECFENEARPKPHLRREMIRIVVASMMEVCASPRKQETTEVAKKLIAKYPLSLQDIIEGDIVGPGYYSLVKQLQNRIENLRRVSKPKIRKRKNMLDEDGTVPPEQNAAVQDIYGCIKWDMEVMPIQETAETQKEKKVKLKMLSEENNLNSDEIRDLMQRTYYTQRKEINQGKDLQIMVKEWPFLFQEIGMTIHFQELTGVNLLETFHKNLEKKGKRLLDYLRTVSAHKIKRVLQTVRNLDILRGQVQGCSKELKDLVLLLLSHFNDKEETLFHYVDETCLAGEVKVDNLPVTPCLIVCGTSCYTSKNFMLGIDGNVVNDQIPTFTSAICLMLASYFCFNIHYPTHLASTLDFIQRCFLNINPDRGTKVETKKNKKNVSVNPRVLTLISEIADHEWRGTY